The Candidatus Palauibacter soopunensis genome includes a region encoding these proteins:
- a CDS encoding HAD hydrolase-like protein, which produces MKATWMQTARRLIPRLAGLSREIRPTLHLDSVKSLSVGRLRDLGVEAVLWDVDGTLMAHHAGRVDPALAARFEDLLQAPGLRHAIVSNCQEARFAELGQIFPAIPVMLGYETGAGAAFRVRRGPRESWRGPGAAAASSAGDGTPGALRPIRKPSRRLVRAALEELGVADRPAAALMVGDQYFTDIASANLAGVRSVKVPTLHRASFPAPVRWSQRLEAALYRLKYGRPRPGGA; this is translated from the coding sequence ATGAAGGCGACCTGGATGCAGACGGCGCGGCGGCTCATCCCGCGGCTCGCGGGACTCTCGCGAGAGATCCGGCCGACGCTCCATCTCGATTCGGTGAAGAGCCTGAGCGTCGGGCGCCTGCGCGACCTGGGCGTCGAGGCCGTCCTGTGGGACGTGGATGGGACGCTGATGGCGCACCACGCGGGGCGGGTGGACCCCGCGCTCGCGGCCCGGTTCGAGGATCTGCTCCAGGCGCCCGGGCTGCGGCACGCGATCGTCTCCAACTGCCAGGAGGCGCGCTTCGCCGAGTTGGGGCAGATCTTCCCCGCGATCCCGGTCATGCTCGGATACGAGACCGGGGCGGGGGCGGCATTCCGGGTCCGCCGCGGACCGCGCGAGTCGTGGCGCGGCCCCGGCGCGGCAGCGGCTTCGTCCGCTGGCGACGGGACCCCCGGAGCCTTGCGACCGATCCGCAAGCCGAGCCGCCGGCTCGTGCGGGCCGCGCTCGAGGAGCTGGGCGTCGCGGACCGCCCGGCGGCGGCGCTGATGGTGGGAGATCAGTACTTCACGGACATCGCGTCGGCGAACCTGGCCGGCGTCCGCTCCGTGAAGGTGCCCACGCTGCACCGGGCCAGCTTCCCGGCCCCGGTCCGCTGGTCGCAGCGGCTCGAGGCGGCGCTCTACCGGCTGAAGTACGGCCGTCCGCGGCCGGGCGGCGCTTGA
- a CDS encoding prolyl oligopeptidase family serine peptidase — protein sequence MRNIPLGITIIFAVALGAAAGLVPGGAAAQDKPTLGADDYDRWESLGQASLSPDGLWLAVVVRRVDETSELRVHRTDSDSVVIVAEGSRPEFSADGNWLAHAIGVSPDERERLGERGDPVRNGVGLLDLRTGEREETEAMQSFSFSDDGRYLALRRYGPEESESDGADVLVRDLTGGGSMSFGNVAEFAWQEDGSLLAMTVDAEDRIGNGVRLYDPDSGRIRSLDADEATYRELSWRDDAPDLAVLKTFEDELHEDTAHVALAWRDLDSGSPRAFALDPREPSELPGGTRIVEHRVPSWSDDGSTIFLGLQERIPVETAAEDAEGEGEGEDGEAAEDENGPERDDDESPGVEVWHSLDVDPIPQQRVREDRLRREHDLGAWNLADGGFLLLGGDHADQVEIAQGGRHVLARDETPYDVDAMFRQQFHDLYAVDARTGRRELVRERINVGGGSSPGGRYVAWFEGEDYWTHDLTTGETRNVTSGLDGTFVDLDRTPTREQMPPFGFVGWLDDDAALLVNDRFDVWEVNPDGSGGRRLTNGTEGSVRHRVVRVDRDADAFAPDEPLYYSTYAEWTKKAGFSRARRGETPEPLIWADASFAGGLLKAEDADVYAFRRERFDDSPDYFVAGPDLDEARQVTRTNPFQEDYAWGRTQLIDYENEWGRPLQGALVYPADYDPDRTYPMIVYHYELLSQSLHRYVVPDPTRYYNIQIWSQEGYFVFQPDIVYRDRRPGQSNVETLRPAVAAAVETGMIDADRVGLIGHSWGGYQTTFFVTQDDLFAAAVAGAPLTNLMSMYLSFYWNSGGTDARIFEISQGRMQVPWWEDWDSYFNNSPLHHIQNLNTPLLMEFGTEDGAVEFNQGVEFYNAARRAGKHMVMLVYEGENHGLAREPNQRDYQSRILQWFAHYLKGEPAPEWITTGVPWLEQKDGLKKKKVS from the coding sequence ATGAGGAACATTCCCCTAGGCATCACGATCATCTTTGCCGTCGCGCTCGGTGCCGCTGCCGGCCTGGTGCCGGGCGGGGCGGCCGCGCAGGACAAACCGACGCTCGGCGCGGACGACTACGACCGGTGGGAGAGCCTGGGGCAGGCATCGCTTTCGCCGGATGGACTCTGGCTCGCCGTCGTCGTCCGTCGCGTGGACGAGACTTCGGAGCTTCGCGTCCACCGGACGGACTCCGACTCCGTCGTCATCGTCGCGGAAGGCTCGCGCCCCGAGTTCAGCGCGGACGGAAACTGGCTCGCGCACGCCATCGGCGTCTCCCCGGACGAGCGGGAACGGCTCGGCGAGAGGGGGGATCCCGTCCGCAACGGCGTCGGTCTCCTCGACCTGCGGACGGGCGAACGGGAGGAGACCGAGGCGATGCAGTCGTTCTCCTTCTCCGATGACGGAAGATACCTGGCGCTTCGCCGCTACGGCCCCGAAGAGAGCGAGAGCGACGGCGCCGACGTCCTGGTTCGGGATCTGACCGGGGGCGGGTCGATGAGCTTCGGCAACGTTGCGGAATTCGCCTGGCAGGAGGACGGGAGCCTGCTGGCCATGACCGTCGACGCCGAGGATCGGATCGGTAACGGAGTCCGGCTCTACGACCCGGATTCGGGTCGCATCCGGTCGCTCGACGCGGACGAGGCGACGTACCGCGAGCTGTCGTGGCGCGATGATGCCCCTGACCTCGCCGTCCTCAAGACGTTCGAAGACGAGCTGCACGAGGACACCGCCCATGTGGCGCTGGCGTGGCGCGATCTGGACTCCGGCAGCCCCCGGGCGTTCGCGCTCGACCCGCGGGAGCCCTCGGAACTCCCCGGGGGCACCCGGATCGTCGAACACCGGGTCCCCTCCTGGTCCGACGACGGTTCCACCATCTTCCTCGGTCTCCAGGAGCGGATCCCGGTCGAGACCGCGGCCGAAGACGCGGAAGGGGAGGGCGAAGGGGAAGACGGCGAGGCGGCCGAAGACGAAAACGGACCCGAACGCGACGATGACGAGAGCCCCGGCGTCGAGGTCTGGCATTCGCTCGATGTCGATCCGATCCCCCAGCAGCGCGTGCGCGAGGACCGACTGCGACGGGAACACGATCTCGGCGCCTGGAATCTGGCCGACGGCGGTTTCCTCCTCCTGGGAGGCGACCACGCGGACCAGGTCGAGATCGCGCAGGGCGGACGCCACGTGCTGGCCCGCGACGAGACGCCGTACGACGTCGACGCGATGTTCCGCCAGCAGTTCCACGACCTCTACGCCGTCGATGCACGAACGGGGCGCCGCGAACTGGTTCGGGAGCGGATCAATGTGGGGGGCGGTTCCAGCCCCGGCGGACGCTACGTGGCCTGGTTCGAAGGAGAGGACTACTGGACCCACGACTTGACCACCGGCGAGACCCGCAACGTGACGTCCGGGCTCGACGGGACGTTCGTGGACCTCGACCGGACGCCGACCCGCGAGCAGATGCCGCCATTCGGGTTCGTCGGCTGGCTGGACGACGACGCGGCGCTGCTCGTGAACGACCGCTTCGACGTGTGGGAGGTGAACCCGGATGGGTCGGGCGGGAGGCGGCTCACGAATGGGACGGAGGGCTCGGTCCGGCACCGGGTGGTGCGGGTCGACCGGGACGCCGACGCCTTCGCGCCGGATGAACCTCTCTACTACTCGACGTACGCCGAATGGACCAAGAAGGCCGGGTTCTCCCGGGCCCGCCGAGGAGAGACGCCGGAGCCGCTGATCTGGGCGGACGCCAGCTTCGCGGGCGGCCTGCTCAAGGCGGAGGATGCCGACGTGTACGCCTTCCGCCGCGAACGGTTCGACGACTCGCCCGACTACTTCGTCGCGGGACCGGACCTGGACGAAGCGCGGCAGGTCACCCGCACGAACCCCTTCCAGGAGGACTATGCCTGGGGCCGCACGCAACTCATCGACTATGAAAACGAATGGGGACGCCCTCTCCAGGGCGCGCTCGTCTATCCGGCCGACTATGATCCGGATCGGACGTATCCCATGATCGTGTACCACTACGAACTGCTCTCACAGAGTCTCCACCGGTACGTCGTTCCGGATCCGACGCGCTACTACAACATCCAGATCTGGAGCCAGGAAGGATATTTCGTCTTCCAGCCGGACATCGTCTATCGCGACCGGCGGCCGGGGCAGTCGAACGTGGAGACGCTGCGCCCGGCGGTGGCGGCGGCGGTAGAGACCGGGATGATCGACGCCGACCGCGTCGGACTCATCGGCCATTCGTGGGGCGGATATCAGACGACGTTCTTCGTCACCCAGGACGATCTCTTCGCGGCCGCAGTGGCGGGCGCGCCGCTCACGAATCTGATGAGCATGTACCTCTCCTTCTACTGGAACTCCGGGGGGACCGACGCCCGCATCTTCGAGATCAGCCAGGGCCGCATGCAGGTGCCGTGGTGGGAGGACTGGGACTCCTACTTCAACAACTCTCCGCTCCATCACATTCAGAATCTCAATACGCCCCTCCTCATGGAGTTCGGGACGGAGGACGGCGCCGTGGAGTTCAACCAGGGCGTCGAGTTCTACAACGCGGCCCGGCGCGCGGGGAAACACATGGTGATGCTCGTCTACGAGGGGGAGAACCACGGGCTCGCGCGGGAGCCGAACCAGCGCGACTACCAGAGCCGTATCCTCCAGTGGTTCGCGCACTATCTGAAGGGGGAGCCGGCCCCGGAATGGATCACCACCGGCGTCCCCTGGCTGGAGCAGAAGGACGGCCTCAAGAAGAAGAAAGTGAGCTGA
- a CDS encoding uracil-DNA glycosylase, producing the protein MTDPALAAIEREVTACRKCPRLVAWREQVARERRAAFRDDTYWGRPVPGFGDPAARLLIVGLAPAAHGANRTGRMFTGDRSGDWLYRALHRAGFASQPDSTGRHDGLVLRGAWVTAAVRCAPPGNKPTAGERERCRGYLERELDFFADAPIIVALGGFSFSALLRTFRERGEAVPRPAPRFGHGVEVEIGRRLLIGSYHPSQQNTFTGTLTEPMFDAIWTRAAELVTQP; encoded by the coding sequence TTGACGGATCCGGCCCTCGCCGCGATCGAGCGGGAGGTCACGGCCTGCCGGAAGTGTCCGCGGCTCGTCGCGTGGCGCGAGCAGGTGGCGCGGGAACGCCGGGCCGCCTTCCGCGACGACACGTACTGGGGTCGTCCGGTGCCGGGCTTCGGCGATCCGGCCGCGCGCCTCCTCATCGTCGGACTCGCCCCGGCCGCGCACGGTGCCAACCGGACCGGGCGCATGTTCACCGGCGACCGGTCGGGCGACTGGCTCTACCGCGCCCTGCACCGCGCCGGGTTCGCCTCGCAGCCCGACTCGACCGGCCGGCACGATGGGCTGGTGCTCCGGGGTGCCTGGGTGACCGCCGCCGTGCGCTGCGCCCCGCCCGGAAACAAGCCGACCGCCGGGGAGCGCGAACGGTGCCGGGGCTACCTCGAACGCGAACTGGACTTCTTCGCCGATGCGCCCATCATCGTCGCGCTGGGCGGGTTCTCGTTCTCCGCGCTACTGAGGACCTTCCGCGAACGCGGCGAAGCGGTCCCGCGGCCGGCGCCCCGATTCGGCCACGGGGTCGAAGTCGAGATCGGGCGCCGCCTGCTGATCGGGTCCTATCACCCGAGCCAGCAGAACACCTTCACGGGCACGCTCACCGAGCCCATGTTCGACGCCATCTGGACACGCGCGGCCGAACTCGTCACGCAGCCTTGA